A single genomic interval of Xyrauchen texanus isolate HMW12.3.18 chromosome 8, RBS_HiC_50CHRs, whole genome shotgun sequence harbors:
- the LOC127648400 gene encoding protein kinase C and casein kinase substrate in neurons protein 3-like, whose product MSTLPAETGPEDANNKSFWMPGNYHQTVKRTEDAFQACNDIVACFQERARVERQYAQQLSEWSNKWKPLVDASPLYGSLLRAWQCFLSSADRLSSLHSSICRALVSEDGDRIRTWQKETFHKKIFGGFKESQDFETGFSRAQKPWAKRLKKLEKARASFHKACRKEHIAREREAHTQGNPDIAIEKQRKIQEETELAHLETEKVRARYEKVLEEVTHYAPRYMEEMESIFDQSQEEERKRISFLKQAFLSIHRHLDVTNNDSVKAVYNELHNTLMSISDQEDLRWWKNTHGPGMPTDWPQFQEWTPDKKHKKGKNEVEQKATVMERSVMIGGVRVRALYDYVGQETDELSFKAGEVFLKVEDEDDQGWCRGMMDGGKEGLYPANYVEVKCF is encoded by the exons ATGTCGACACTGCCAGCAGAGACAGGCCCTGAGGATGCCAATAACAAGAGTTTCTGGATG CCAGGGAACTACCACCAGACAGTGAAGCGGACCGAGGATGCCTTCCAGGCATGTAATGACATAGTGGCATGTTTCCAGGAGAGGGCCAGGGTTGAGAGGCAGTATGCTCAGCAACTTAGTGAGTGGAGTAACAAGTGGAAACCTTTAGTGGATGCCA GTCCTCTATATGGCTCTCTATTGCGAGCGTGGCAGTGTTTCCTCTCTTCTGCTGACCGCCTCTCCTCACTGCACTCCTCCATCTGCCGTGCTTTGGTGTCGGAGGATGGAGACCGCATTCGTACATGGCAGAAGGAGACTTTCCATAAGAAGATATTTGGAGGTTTCAAAGAGTCTCAAGATTTTGAAACAGGTTTCTCACGTGCTCAGAAGCCCTGGGCCAAGAGATTGAAGAAG CTAGAGAAGGCAAGGGCATCATTTCACAAAGCTTGCCGTAAGGAACACATAGCTCGTGAGCGGGAGGCCCACACCCAAGGAAACCCTGACATTGCCattgagaaacagagaaagatcCAAGAGGAGACTGAGCTGGCTCATCTGGAGACTGAGAAA GTGCGAGCCCGCTATGAGAAGGTTCTGGAGGAAGTTACACATTATGCTCCTCGCTACATGGAGGAAATGGAGTCTATCTTTGACCAATCACAAGAGGAGGAAAGGAAGAGGATTAGCTTCCTCAAACAGGCTTTCCTGTCGATCCACAGACACTTGGATGTAACTAACAATGATAG tgTGAAAGCGGTGTATAATGAGCTCCACAACACTCTGATGTCCATCAGTGACCAGGAAGATTTGCGCTGGTGGAAGAACACACATGGGCCAGGCATGCCCACTGACTGGCCTCAGTTCCAA GAGTGGACTCCAGACAAGAAACATAAAAAGGGAAAGAACGAGGTTGAGCAGAAAGCAACAGTGATGGAGAGAAG tgtaaTGATTGGAGGGGTGAGAGTCAGAGCTCTCTATGACTATGTTGGGCAGGAGACAGACGAACTGTCCTTTAAAGCAG gtgaAGTGTTTCTGAAGGTCGAGGATGAGGATGATCAGGGTTGGTGCAGAGGCATGATGGATGGAGGGAAAGAGGGTCTTTACCCAGCTAACTACGTGGAG gtgaAGTGTTTCTGA